The proteins below are encoded in one region of Streptomyces marianii:
- a CDS encoding DUF3117 domain-containing protein encodes MAAMKPRTGDGPLEVTKEGRGIVMRVPLEGGGRLVVELTPDEADALGDALKKVVG; translated from the coding sequence ATGGCGGCCATGAAGCCGCGGACGGGCGACGGCCCGCTCGAGGTGACCAAGGAGGGGCGGGGCATCGTCATGCGCGTTCCGCTCGAAGGCGGCGGTCGGCTTGTCGTCGAGCTGACTCCGGACGAGGCAGACGCCCTTGGCGACGCCCTCAAGAAGGTCGTCGGCTGA
- the folP gene encoding dihydropteroate synthase: MHDGTLRLGRREFGAHEPVIMAIVNRTPDSFYDRGATYRDEPALTRVEQAVSEGAAIIDIGGVKAGPGEEVTAEEEARRTVGFVAEVRRRFPDVVISVDTWRHDVGAAVCEAGADLLNDAWGGVDPALAEVAARYGAGLVCTHAGGAEPRTRPHRIVYDDVMADILRVTNGLADRALALGVRRDGILIDPGHDFGKNTRHSLEATRRLGEMVETGWPVLVSLSNKDFVGETLDRPVKERVIGTLATTAVSAWLGARVYRVHEVAETRQVLDMVASIAGHRPPAVARRGLA; encoded by the coding sequence ATGCACGACGGGACTCTGCGACTGGGGCGGCGCGAGTTCGGCGCGCACGAGCCAGTGATCATGGCGATCGTGAACCGGACTCCGGACTCCTTCTACGACCGGGGCGCCACGTACCGCGACGAGCCGGCTCTGACCCGTGTCGAACAGGCGGTGTCCGAGGGTGCCGCCATCATCGACATCGGCGGCGTGAAGGCCGGTCCCGGTGAGGAGGTGACCGCCGAGGAGGAGGCGCGCCGCACGGTCGGCTTCGTCGCCGAGGTGCGCAGGCGCTTCCCGGACGTGGTGATCAGCGTCGACACCTGGCGGCACGACGTGGGCGCCGCCGTCTGCGAGGCGGGCGCCGACCTGCTCAACGACGCCTGGGGCGGGGTCGATCCCGCACTGGCGGAGGTGGCGGCCCGGTACGGGGCGGGCCTGGTCTGCACGCACGCGGGCGGGGCCGAGCCCCGGACGCGGCCGCACCGGATCGTGTACGACGACGTGATGGCGGACATCCTGCGGGTGACGAACGGTCTGGCGGATCGGGCGCTCGCGCTCGGCGTGCGCCGGGACGGGATCCTCATCGACCCGGGCCACGACTTCGGGAAGAACACCCGTCACTCGCTGGAGGCCACCCGCAGGCTCGGCGAGATGGTGGAGACGGGCTGGCCGGTGCTGGTCTCCCTGTCGAACAAGGACTTCGTCGGCGAGACCCTCGACCGCCCGGTCAAGGAGCGGGTGATCGGCACGCTTGCGACGACCGCGGTGTCTGCCTGGCTCGGTGCCCGGGTGTACCGGGTGCACGAGGTGGCGGAGACCCGTCAGGTGCTGGACATGGTGGCGTCGATCGCCGGGCACCGGCCCCCGGCGGTCGCCCGCCGGGGACTCGCGTAG
- the chcB gene encoding 2-cyclohexenylcarbonyl CoA isomerase, giving the protein MADTVLYEVTDGLATITINRPEAMNAMNVEAKAALRDALQGAGADAGVRAVLLTATGRAFCVGQDLKEHISLLVSDRESGTAHTMNTVRDHYNPIVRAITEMPKPVVAGVNGVAAGAGMGFALAADYRVVADTAKFTTSFAGVALTADSGVSWTLPRLIGPSRAADLLLFPRSISAQEAFDLGLVNKLVPADDLAAEAAAVARALADGPTLAYAAIKESLAYGVGHTLGETLEKEDELQTRAGASEDHAIAVQAFIAKEKPKYVGH; this is encoded by the coding sequence ATGGCCGACACCGTGCTGTACGAAGTGACCGACGGACTCGCGACGATCACGATCAACCGGCCCGAGGCCATGAACGCGATGAACGTCGAGGCCAAGGCCGCCCTCCGGGACGCCCTTCAGGGGGCCGGGGCGGACGCCGGCGTACGGGCGGTCCTGCTGACGGCGACGGGTCGCGCGTTCTGTGTCGGCCAGGACCTCAAGGAGCATATCTCGCTGCTGGTCTCCGACCGGGAGTCGGGCACCGCCCACACGATGAACACCGTGCGCGACCACTACAACCCGATCGTGCGGGCGATCACCGAGATGCCGAAGCCGGTGGTGGCGGGCGTGAACGGCGTCGCCGCGGGTGCCGGCATGGGCTTCGCCCTGGCAGCGGACTACCGGGTCGTCGCGGACACCGCCAAGTTCACGACGTCCTTCGCCGGGGTCGCGCTGACGGCGGACTCCGGGGTCTCCTGGACGCTCCCTCGGTTGATCGGCCCCAGCAGGGCGGCCGACCTGCTGCTCTTCCCCCGGTCGATCTCCGCGCAGGAGGCCTTCGACCTGGGCCTCGTGAACAAGCTCGTACCGGCCGACGACCTGGCGGCGGAGGCCGCGGCGGTCGCCCGCGCCCTGGCCGACGGCCCCACGCTCGCCTACGCCGCGATCAAGGAGTCGCTCGCGTACGGGGTGGGCCACACGCTGGGCGAGACGCTGGAGAAGGAGGACGAACTCCAGACCAGGGCCGGCGCCTCGGAGGACCACGCCATCGCGGTCCAGGCCTTCATCGCCAAGGAGAAGCCGAAGTACGTGGGCCACTGA
- a CDS encoding DNA-3-methyladenine glycosylase I, translated as MSGGAVAGPDGRLRCPWGLSTEDYVRYHDEEWGRPVRGDDALFERLALEAFQSGLSWITVLRRREGFREAFAGFRIASVAAFTDADAERLLADAGIIRNRSKIEATIANARVLADWGEGELDALIWSYAPDPAVRPAPRTLADVAAVTDESTALSKDLKRRGLRFIGPTTAYALMQACGLVDDHLADCVARGGRGAG; from the coding sequence ATGAGCGGCGGTGCCGTGGCCGGCCCGGACGGGCGGCTGCGCTGCCCCTGGGGGCTGTCCACCGAGGACTACGTCAGGTACCACGACGAGGAGTGGGGCCGTCCCGTCCGCGGGGACGACGCGCTGTTCGAGCGGCTCGCGCTGGAGGCGTTCCAGTCGGGGCTCTCCTGGATCACCGTCCTGCGCCGCCGCGAGGGCTTCCGGGAGGCGTTCGCCGGCTTCCGGATCGCCTCGGTCGCGGCGTTCACCGACGCCGACGCCGAGCGACTGCTCGCCGACGCGGGCATCATCCGCAACCGTTCCAAGATCGAGGCGACCATCGCCAACGCCCGGGTGCTGGCCGACTGGGGTGAGGGTGAGCTCGACGCCCTGATCTGGTCGTACGCGCCGGACCCGGCCGTCCGCCCGGCGCCGCGCACTCTCGCGGACGTCGCGGCGGTCACGGACGAGTCCACCGCCCTCTCCAAGGACCTGAAAAGGCGTGGTCTTCGTTTCATCGGCCCCACGACGGCCTACGCGCTCATGCAGGCCTGCGGTCTGGTCGACGACCATCTCGCGGACTGCGTGGCGCGCGGGGGCCGGGGCGCCGGCTGA
- a CDS encoding O-methyltransferase gives MRQLRGQERVITANRQTSWAFADAFVAEDEALRWARDRAREAGLPSVSPGTGSALRLLAATADAKAVAEIGTGTGVSGIYLLQGMRPDGVLTTVDPEPERQQFAREAFRAAGFAGNRARFIPGRALDVLPRLADGGYDLVFCDGDRLESLDYLAESLRLLRPGGLVCFEGVFADGRTVDSAAQPGEVLRVRELLRTVRESQELLPSLLPVGDGLLCAVRRG, from the coding sequence TTGCGCCAACTACGGGGACAGGAGAGGGTCATCACCGCCAACCGGCAGACGAGCTGGGCGTTCGCCGACGCCTTTGTCGCCGAGGACGAAGCACTGCGCTGGGCCCGTGACCGGGCCCGGGAGGCGGGGCTGCCCTCGGTGTCGCCCGGCACGGGCTCGGCCCTGCGTCTGTTGGCGGCGACGGCGGACGCCAAGGCGGTGGCGGAGATCGGCACCGGCACCGGCGTCTCCGGTATCTACCTGCTCCAGGGCATGCGGCCGGACGGTGTGCTGACCACGGTCGACCCCGAGCCGGAGCGCCAGCAGTTCGCGCGCGAGGCCTTCCGCGCCGCCGGCTTCGCCGGGAACCGGGCCCGCTTCATCCCCGGGCGCGCCCTCGACGTACTGCCCAGGCTCGCGGACGGCGGGTACGACCTCGTCTTCTGCGACGGCGACCGGCTGGAGTCGCTCGACTATCTAGCTGAATCGTTGCGCCTGCTGCGGCCCGGGGGGCTCGTGTGTTTCGAGGGTGTCTTCGCGGACGGCCGAACGGTCGATTCGGCGGCCCAGCCGGGCGAGGTGCTGCGCGTACGCGAGCTGCTGCGCACGGTGCGGGAGAGCCAGGAACTGCTGCCGTCGCTGCTCCCGGTGGGCGACGGGCTGCTCTGCGCGGTGCGCCGCGGCTGA